The Nitrospirota bacterium genome has a segment encoding these proteins:
- a CDS encoding response regulator: MKKTILVVDDEEHIRLLYKEEFEEEGYIVVLAGSGEDALTKVGEGTPDLITLDIKMPGMDGITLARKIKDMRKDVPIIFISAYEDYKHDFGTWASDAYFVKSANLSELKSLISTILKS, encoded by the coding sequence ATGAAAAAGACTATTCTGGTTGTGGATGATGAGGAACATATAAGGCTTCTCTACAAAGAAGAATTTGAGGAGGAAGGTTATATCGTTGTATTGGCCGGCAGCGGCGAAGATGCCCTGACGAAGGTAGGGGAGGGGACCCCTGACCTCATAACCCTTGACATAAAAATGCCGGGGATGGATGGAATTACACTTGCAAGGAAGATCAAGGATATGAGAAAAGATGTGCCTATTATCTTTATAAGCGCATACGAAGACTACAAACATGATTTTGGAACGTGGGCGTCGGATGCCTACTTCGTAAAATCAGCAAACCTGTCGGAACTTAAGTCTCTGATTTCAACAATCCTGAAGAGCTAA
- a CDS encoding arginine decarboxylase, pyruvoyl-dependent, producing the protein MSAKSKGVASKSSLGEEERNKLFVPKKVFFTKGVGTHKEELRSFELALRDAKIEKCNLVQVSSILPPQCKIVSINEGIKELLAGAITFVVMSRCASNEPHRLIASSVGCAIPTDKNAYGYLSEHHAYGQSDKVAGDYAEDLAAAMLASTLGIEFDEDKSWDQKKEVYRISDRIVKTTNITQSAIVKNGYTTVVAAAVFLF; encoded by the coding sequence ATGAGCGCTAAATCAAAGGGTGTCGCTTCAAAAAGTTCACTTGGTGAGGAAGAGCGGAATAAGTTGTTCGTGCCGAAGAAGGTCTTCTTCACAAAAGGCGTGGGTACTCACAAGGAAGAGCTTCGGTCATTCGAGCTTGCCCTGCGTGATGCAAAGATTGAAAAGTGCAACCTTGTCCAGGTTTCGAGCATACTCCCTCCTCAATGCAAGATAGTTTCCATAAACGAAGGCATAAAAGAACTCCTTGCCGGCGCCATTACCTTTGTTGTAATGAGCCGCTGTGCAAGCAACGAACCGCACCGGCTTATCGCATCATCCGTAGGCTGCGCCATACCTACTGACAAAAATGCCTACGGATACCTCAGCGAGCATCACGCTTATGGACAGTCTGACAAGGTAGCCGGTGATTATGCAGAAGACCTTGCAGCAGCCATGCTTGCATCCACCCTTGGAATAGAATTTGACGAGGATAAAAGCTGGGACCAGAAAAAAGAGGTCTACAGGATCAGTGACCGGATAGTCAAGACCACGAACATTACGCAGTCTGCAATTGTAAAAAATGGCTATACAACGGTAGTGGCCGCTGCAGTGTTTCTTTTTTAG
- a CDS encoding deoxyhypusine synthase, translated as MKHSKFLKHPTRPFEVNEKSTVADALTAMSQTAFQGKNLAVAADVWGSMLKGNVTIFFGLAGAMVPAGMRNIVSYLIKNRLIDCLVSTGANLFHDIHETLGRHHYQGDANTNDVLLQTEGVDRMYDVFASEPEFRRLDSYITRFADTMDLNRPYTTREFLYLLGQHLAKQTDTDGIVTSAYKAGVPIYCPAIGDSSIGIGLAARTKGKKVLFDVIADVQETALLSLKAKETGVIYLGGGTPKNFIQQMEVTAHLWSDKVVGHEYAIQVTADAPHWGGLSGCTFEEAKSWGKIKQDAKMVTVHCDSTIALPLITTAVAQKYKDTIRKRKSPDLFMTLKKNRIEDLKRILDN; from the coding sequence ATGAAACATTCAAAATTTCTTAAACATCCAACCAGACCATTTGAAGTAAACGAAAAAAGCACAGTAGCAGATGCATTGACAGCAATGTCTCAAACTGCCTTTCAGGGTAAAAATCTTGCTGTGGCAGCAGACGTATGGGGCTCAATGCTCAAAGGCAATGTCACCATATTCTTCGGACTGGCCGGGGCAATGGTGCCGGCAGGCATGAGAAACATCGTCTCATATCTGATAAAGAACCGCCTTATAGATTGTCTCGTATCCACCGGTGCAAACCTCTTCCACGATATCCATGAAACCCTGGGAAGACACCACTATCAGGGAGACGCCAATACCAATGACGTCCTGCTTCAAACTGAGGGTGTTGACAGGATGTATGATGTGTTTGCATCTGAACCTGAGTTCCGCAGACTTGACAGCTACATAACTCGTTTTGCCGATACCATGGATTTAAACCGCCCTTATACCACCAGGGAATTTCTCTACCTGCTGGGACAGCATCTGGCGAAACAGACTGACACAGACGGCATTGTAACTTCTGCCTATAAGGCAGGAGTCCCCATTTATTGCCCTGCCATTGGAGACTCTTCTATCGGTATTGGGTTAGCCGCACGGACAAAGGGGAAAAAGGTGCTTTTCGATGTTATAGCGGACGTTCAGGAAACCGCTTTATTGTCACTCAAGGCCAAAGAGACCGGGGTCATTTACCTCGGCGGAGGGACGCCAAAGAACTTTATTCAGCAGATGGAAGTAACGGCTCATCTCTGGAGCGATAAAGTTGTGGGCCATGAGTATGCTATTCAGGTAACAGCAGATGCACCCCACTGGGGCGGACTGAGCGGCTGTACTTTTGAAGAGGCCAAGTCATGGGGCAAGATCAAACAGGATGCAAAGATGGTCACTGTTCACTGCGATTCAACTATAGCCCTTCCACTTATAACCACTGCAGTAGCCCAGAAATACAAAGATACCATCAGGAAGAGGAAAAGCCCTGACCTCTTTATGACCCTCAAAAAAAACAGGATAGAAGACCTCAAAAGAATTCTTGACAACTAA
- a CDS encoding bifunctional nuclease family protein has product MKVRGLVFDPHTNMYIVILNDEENKEVLPIWIGKFEANSICFMLEGITPPRPMTHDLTKSILDTLDIKIISIVINNLKDNTYYAKIHLSSQGSEVVIDSRPSDAIALALRSSAPIFVSEDVLEKRNSENLDQWLKNLKPEDFGKYMT; this is encoded by the coding sequence ATGAAAGTACGTGGGCTGGTCTTTGACCCGCACACAAACATGTACATCGTAATCCTGAATGATGAAGAAAACAAAGAGGTCCTGCCTATATGGATAGGCAAATTCGAGGCTAATTCAATATGCTTCATGCTTGAAGGGATTACTCCTCCACGGCCTATGACGCATGATCTTACTAAAAGCATCCTCGACACTCTTGATATCAAGATTATCAGTATCGTGATAAACAATCTCAAGGATAATACATATTATGCAAAGATACACCTCTCATCTCAGGGCTCAGAGGTGGTGATTGATTCAAGACCGAGTGATGCAATAGCGCTTGCCCTCAGATCCAGCGCGCCGATTTTTGTATCTGAAGATGTTCTTGAGAAAAGAAACTCTGAAAATTTAGACCAGTGGTTAAAGAACCTTAAACCGGAGGACTTCGGGAAATACATGACATGA
- a CDS encoding AURKAIP1/COX24 domain-containing protein, protein MGSVVKKRKKKMRKHKHKKLLKKTRIERRKRK, encoded by the coding sequence TTGGGTAGTGTAGTCAAGAAGCGTAAAAAGAAGATGAGAAAACACAAGCATAAGAAATTGCTTAAAAAGACCAGGATAGAAAGAAGAAAGAGAAAGTAG
- a CDS encoding CDP-alcohol phosphatidyltransferase family protein — MSCIISCIIMANIITIVRVILLFVGIGFIYSHKIYGEALAFLIVIFVIVMDWVDGAIARKRGTATHLGAVLDIMGDRIVESSLWIVFAHLRLIPVWVPIVVIVRGIVTDSLRSLALAHGKTPFGEKTMICTAVGRFIVSSRFSRALYGTAKVVTFCYLILYIAYSEGLKQSPPLFSAEWQAMFYGAGMVLVYLTVFLCLVRAVPVITDGFKYVRGAK, encoded by the coding sequence ATGTCGTGTATAATATCCTGTATTATTATGGCAAACATAATAACCATAGTGCGTGTAATACTACTATTTGTTGGGATAGGTTTCATATATAGCCACAAGATATATGGCGAAGCCCTGGCCTTTTTGATAGTGATATTTGTCATTGTCATGGATTGGGTAGACGGCGCCATTGCAAGAAAAAGAGGGACTGCAACACATCTTGGGGCTGTGCTGGACATCATGGGTGACAGGATAGTTGAAAGTAGTCTCTGGATCGTCTTTGCGCATTTGAGATTGATCCCTGTGTGGGTTCCAATAGTCGTGATCGTGCGCGGCATCGTAACTGACAGCCTAAGATCCTTAGCCCTCGCCCATGGTAAAACCCCTTTTGGAGAGAAAACCATGATATGTACTGCCGTTGGGAGGTTCATTGTATCATCGAGGTTTAGCCGAGCCCTATATGGTACTGCAAAAGTAGTGACATTTTGCTACCTCATACTCTATATAGCTTATTCTGAAGGCTTGAAGCAGTCCCCGCCCTTATTCAGTGCCGAGTGGCAGGCCATGTTTTATGGGGCCGGCATGGTGCTCGTTTATTTAACGGTCTTTTTGTGTTTAGTCAGGGCAGTCCCTGTAATTACGGATGGATTTAAGTATGTAAGGGGAGCTAAATGA
- a CDS encoding HAD-IB family hydrolase: MITAFFDIDHTIVRGTSMERIFIKYLFTHGGITIMDVLRTASFIFRNINDKSGIAIRSKRPYLKGKSVTPMKSLAGQCFKEKIVPQISEKALARIKEHRNAGHSIVLLSGTLDILADELSRFVRADHFIACKTIRESEYFTGDIKPPVPYADLKRDIAVGYAKEHSLDLKECFAYGDSMADSALFRSVGNPSVVNPGRRLRAIANKCGWSQTNW; this comes from the coding sequence ATGATTACCGCCTTTTTTGACATTGATCACACGATAGTGCGCGGTACTTCTATGGAGCGTATATTCATTAAGTACCTGTTCACCCATGGGGGCATTACGATAATGGATGTCCTGCGAACTGCTTCCTTCATATTCAGGAATATTAATGACAAATCCGGAATAGCAATCCGTTCAAAACGTCCTTATCTGAAGGGCAAGTCAGTAACACCAATGAAGTCCCTGGCCGGACAGTGCTTCAAAGAAAAGATCGTACCGCAAATCTCTGAAAAGGCGCTGGCCAGGATCAAAGAGCACCGGAATGCAGGACACAGCATTGTGTTATTGTCAGGCACGCTTGATATACTCGCTGATGAGTTATCACGGTTTGTCAGGGCGGACCACTTCATTGCATGTAAAACAATAAGGGAGAGTGAATATTTTACAGGCGATATTAAACCGCCGGTCCCCTATGCAGACCTGAAGCGCGATATTGCCGTCGGATATGCGAAGGAACACTCTCTTGACCTTAAGGAGTGCTTTGCCTACGGTGACAGCATGGCTGATAGCGCCTTGTTCCGGAGTGTCGGCAATCCATCTGTTGTGAATCCGGGCAGGAGATTACGCGCAATTGCAAATAAGTGCGGATGGAGTCAGACAAACTGGTAA
- a CDS encoding HD domain-containing protein, with product MNDTAVIGSIAEDVKRRFEGEGSGHDWWHVYRVWKMAQHIGREEGADMFLVELAALLHDIADHKFHNGDDTVGPKVARDILSGYKLPDDVIDHVCDIIATMSYKGAGVATEMRTLEGKVVQDADRLDAIGAVGIARCFAYGGHKNRPIHVPGEEPVLHQSKDSYFKSTGPSINHFYEKLLLLKDRMNTKIARKMADDRHRYMEEYLDRFYKEWEGDL from the coding sequence ATGAATGATACGGCTGTCATCGGGAGTATTGCAGAAGATGTAAAAAGGCGCTTTGAAGGCGAGGGTTCCGGCCATGACTGGTGGCATGTCTACCGTGTCTGGAAGATGGCTCAGCATATAGGGCGTGAAGAGGGGGCTGATATGTTTTTGGTGGAGCTTGCTGCCCTCCTGCACGACATAGCGGATCACAAGTTTCACAACGGCGATGATACAGTCGGGCCAAAGGTAGCCCGCGATATCCTGTCAGGGTATAAGCTGCCGGATGACGTTATTGATCATGTCTGCGACATTATCGCGACTATGTCGTACAAGGGGGCCGGTGTGGCGACTGAGATGCGCACGCTTGAGGGAAAGGTTGTGCAGGATGCAGACCGTCTTGACGCGATCGGGGCTGTCGGCATAGCGAGGTGCTTTGCGTATGGCGGGCATAAGAACCGTCCTATTCATGTGCCTGGGGAAGAGCCTGTGCTCCATCAGAGCAAGGACTCTTATTTTAAGAGTACAGGGCCGAGTATTAATCATTTTTATGAGAAATTGCTGCTATTAAAGGACAGGATGAATACAAAGATCGCCAGGAAGATGGCAGATGACCGCCACAGGTACATGGAGGAATATCTTGACAGGTTCTACAAGGAGTGGGAAGGCGACCTGTAG
- the recQ gene encoding DNA helicase RecQ, with product MLETLQKYFGYKSFYPLQEDIIREVLSQNDVFVLMPTGGGKSLCYQLPALLFDGLTIVISPLIALMKDQVDGLLADGISAAFINSSLNYLEIEARKQDLTANRIKILYIAPERLLMPEFLQFIQRLDVSLFAIDESHCISEWGHDFRPEYRQLSMLKEKFPGVPVMALTATATPNVRRDIVSQLRLNNCRVFNASFNRDNLYYQIRQKDNPFKQLLHYLGGRKRDSGIIYCQSRKSVEELAERLQDKGFRALPYHAGLTSEIRSGNQERFIHDDAEIIVATIAFGMGIDKPNVRYVIHYDLPRSIEGYYQETGRAGRDGLKSECILFFSYADKFKIEHFIENKTDEREKLSAYRQLREIIAYCESNVCRRRVLLAYFGEDFDKPGCGNCDICLEPREQFDGTIAAQKILSCVYRTGERFGITYVTDVLTGSRNQKVLENGHDKIKTYGVGTEYPRAQWQSFTRELIQLEYLKLDGDKYPVLKLNEKSRPVLFNNEKVYLTKPEERLHAAEDKRTRENPRDKRSKDEGMDYDHTLFERLRTLRKTLADNEKTPPYVIFHDTALKEMSAYLPKNLDDFRKIRGVGEQKLKKYGEVFISEISGYLGS from the coding sequence ATGCTTGAAACATTACAAAAATACTTTGGCTATAAGAGTTTTTACCCCCTTCAGGAGGATATTATCAGGGAGGTCTTAAGTCAAAACGATGTCTTTGTCCTTATGCCTACAGGCGGCGGCAAGTCTCTGTGCTATCAACTCCCTGCCCTGCTCTTTGACGGTCTGACAATAGTCATCTCGCCGCTGATCGCCTTAATGAAGGACCAGGTTGACGGTCTGCTTGCCGATGGCATATCCGCGGCCTTCATTAACAGTTCACTTAATTACCTTGAGATCGAGGCACGGAAACAGGACCTGACAGCCAACAGAATAAAGATCCTCTATATCGCTCCTGAGCGCCTGCTTATGCCGGAGTTCCTGCAGTTTATACAGCGGCTTGACGTATCGCTGTTCGCCATAGATGAATCCCACTGCATCTCAGAATGGGGGCATGATTTCAGACCTGAATACAGGCAATTGAGTATGCTGAAAGAGAAATTTCCGGGTGTGCCTGTTATGGCGCTGACGGCTACGGCCACTCCTAACGTCCGCAGAGACATTGTTTCACAGTTAAGGCTGAATAATTGCAGGGTATTCAATGCAAGTTTCAACAGGGATAACCTGTACTATCAGATCAGGCAAAAGGATAATCCCTTTAAACAATTACTGCACTATCTGGGAGGGCGGAAAAGAGATTCCGGGATTATCTATTGCCAGAGCCGCAAGAGTGTGGAAGAACTTGCTGAGAGGCTTCAGGATAAAGGATTCCGGGCCCTTCCATATCATGCAGGCCTTACTTCTGAAATCAGGTCCGGGAATCAGGAGCGCTTCATTCATGATGATGCAGAAATCATCGTAGCAACCATCGCATTCGGCATGGGTATTGACAAACCCAATGTCCGGTACGTCATACATTATGACCTGCCCAGGAGTATCGAAGGGTACTATCAGGAAACAGGACGTGCAGGAAGGGATGGCTTGAAGAGTGAATGCATCCTGTTTTTCAGTTATGCCGACAAATTCAAGATTGAACACTTCATTGAAAACAAAACTGATGAGAGAGAAAAACTGTCTGCATACAGGCAGTTACGGGAGATAATCGCCTACTGTGAAAGCAATGTCTGCCGGAGACGGGTCTTACTGGCATATTTTGGTGAGGATTTCGATAAACCAGGCTGCGGCAACTGCGATATCTGCCTGGAACCAAGAGAGCAGTTCGACGGGACCATCGCTGCACAAAAGATATTATCATGCGTCTACAGGACAGGTGAACGGTTTGGGATAACTTATGTTACAGACGTCCTGACAGGCTCCAGGAATCAAAAGGTATTGGAAAATGGTCATGATAAAATAAAAACATATGGCGTGGGTACGGAATATCCCAGGGCTCAATGGCAATCTTTTACCCGTGAATTGATTCAGTTGGAATACCTTAAACTGGATGGCGATAAATATCCTGTCCTCAAATTAAATGAAAAGAGCCGCCCGGTTTTATTTAATAATGAAAAGGTATACCTGACAAAACCTGAAGAACGGCTCCACGCAGCTGAAGATAAGAGAACCCGTGAAAATCCCAGGGACAAAAGATCCAAAGATGAGGGAATGGATTATGACCACACATTATTTGAGCGCCTGAGGACCCTGAGAAAGACGCTCGCTGACAATGAAAAAACACCTCCATACGTCATCTTCCACGATACTGCATTAAAAGAAATGTCTGCTTATTTACCCAAAAACCTGGATGATTTCCGGAAGATCAGGGGGGTCGGGGAACAAAAATTAAAAAAATACGGCGAGGTATTTATAAGCGAAATTTCCGGCTACCTGGGGAGCTGA
- a CDS encoding HD domain-containing protein, producing the protein MNITSLKKWLHKYPGDVPQLFLIGGTVRDMLLKMPPKDVDLTCRGAGDFAYNLAVYHNAAIVPMEKKPETPCYRIVEREDSSNYIDIAEMRGETINDDLMQRDFTINAIAIEVNRGGGVAGVIDPLNGAEDIREKIIRVTGHGAFESDPLRILRAFRFSALLNFSIFPDTLSRIKASVDLLKTVSGERILSELLLILETTDSASYFIKMDQLGILEVIFPEIREMKGSTQNAFHHKDVWEHSMLTMENCEGILKDISSLFTGEVAANLERDNRRSLTKLAALFHDIGKPACRGLNPDTGRITFYGHDEKGAELIYEIAHRLRMSNRDRDFLALLVAEHIRLFDLARHGVKPSTKMRWFRKMKDDAVPSVIVGMADAKSTSGPDSRPEEREEFLRWSMDTVRDYYEVIKKRIGKRDLITGRDLIALGMEPGPEMGRILAEVRSAQDTGEVNSHGEALAMARELLTSGY; encoded by the coding sequence ATGAATATAACATCACTTAAAAAATGGCTGCATAAATATCCAGGAGATGTCCCACAGTTGTTTCTGATCGGCGGGACTGTCCGTGACATGTTGTTAAAAATGCCGCCAAAGGACGTAGACCTTACATGCAGGGGGGCAGGAGATTTTGCATATAATCTGGCAGTATACCATAATGCCGCAATCGTGCCGATGGAGAAAAAACCGGAAACCCCGTGTTACCGCATAGTGGAAAGAGAGGATAGCAGCAATTACATTGACATTGCAGAAATGAGAGGGGAGACCATAAATGATGACCTTATGCAGAGGGACTTTACCATCAATGCCATAGCAATTGAGGTTAACAGGGGAGGAGGTGTTGCCGGGGTTATTGATCCTCTGAATGGTGCTGAGGACATCAGGGAAAAGATAATACGGGTGACCGGACATGGCGCTTTTGAGTCTGACCCCCTCAGGATATTGAGGGCATTCCGCTTCTCTGCACTATTAAATTTCAGTATCTTTCCTGACACCCTCAGCCGGATTAAGGCATCTGTTGATTTACTAAAGACAGTATCAGGTGAACGGATCTTATCTGAATTATTATTGATACTTGAAACGACTGACAGCGCCTCTTATTTTATCAAAATGGATCAGCTTGGGATTTTAGAGGTAATATTTCCTGAGATCAGGGAAATGAAGGGTAGCACCCAGAATGCGTTTCACCATAAGGATGTGTGGGAGCACTCAATGCTTACAATGGAGAACTGCGAGGGTATCCTAAAAGACATAAGCAGTCTGTTTACAGGAGAAGTTGCAGCAAACCTTGAGAGAGATAACAGGCGTTCACTTACCAAGCTGGCCGCACTCTTTCATGACATCGGGAAACCCGCATGCAGGGGACTTAATCCTGACACCGGCCGTATCACATTTTACGGTCATGATGAGAAGGGGGCGGAATTAATTTATGAGATTGCACACAGGCTTCGGATGTCGAACAGGGACAGGGACTTTCTTGCCCTGCTTGTTGCTGAGCATATCCGGCTCTTTGACCTTGCACGGCATGGAGTGAAGCCCTCCACAAAGATGAGGTGGTTCCGGAAGATGAAAGATGATGCAGTTCCGTCCGTTATTGTCGGTATGGCAGATGCAAAAAGCACATCAGGCCCTGATTCAAGGCCAGAGGAGAGGGAGGAATTCCTCCGGTGGTCAATGGATACAGTCAGGGACTATTATGAGGTTATTAAGAAAAGGATCGGGAAGAGAGATCTCATTACCGGCAGAGACCTGATTGCCCTTGGGATGGAGCCTGGACCTGAGATGGGACGTATACTTGCGGAGGTACGAAGCGCACAGGACACAGGAGAGGTAAACAGCCATGGAGAGGCGCTCGCCATGGCAAGGGAGTTATTGACATCCGGTTATTAA
- a CDS encoding EAL domain-containing protein: MLNFINSNPDVVSFIYGLVLVVMGLSIFFKPRNESEFRIGRILWFLAGFGIIHGLTEWLEMWAIIKGRGQLLDLVHWSCLAVSYCFLFEFGRRMLMVQPEGTSGLQRSAVRYLKWYTSPLIVLLIFSASLKSDDFWMTSSTLTRYFMGFPGSLLTGICILLYYWEQKGRLRPLNVGRNFLGLCISFIIYGLLGGLITPPGSFFPANILNTEVFLLTVGVPAEVFKAAVAVSAAYHLVSILRIFNLNFIGRLECAAEESRAARKQLETIVREKTEELNSTNTHLQQAKTQLDLLLESVPMIIYRCRIEGGRFIPVYVSSTSNDFFTPDTNEYLDNPDWWPERLHPEDRDKVFSRFPNQLFRDGFVIHEYRLRNRNGTYRWLHDHVKLIQDEQGQPAGIVGSWLDITERKDQEGLISHMAYHDILTGLPNKNMLIDRFNQILPLMKRRKQRTAILFIDLNRFKLINDTLGHSMGDKVLKEVASRLLECIRSSDTVARLGGDEFVMVFPEISRIEDVSMLVDRVFTALEPPLILKEHEFTITASIGASICPDDGEHLETLLNRADSAMYKAKEEKQNCYKFYTMDMRRHDVERLKLEEKLRKAFENNEFLLHYQPQVDVLKEEIVGIEALVRWKNPDMGLIPPGKFIPLAEDTGLIIPLGEWIAKIACKQNRGWQENGHNHVKMAINVSKLQFKQKDYVKTIRRILSETGHDPNLLEIEITESIIMDDFDATIRLLNEIRALGIRIAIDDFGIGYSSLGYLKNMPVDILKIDQSFINNITVDEDARAICHAIISMAHSLNIDVIAEGVETIEQLTLLKELNCRKIQGYFISRPVPSNDIEDLLIKEWQFTAIQ, translated from the coding sequence ATGCTCAACTTTATAAACTCAAACCCGGACGTAGTGTCCTTCATATATGGACTGGTCTTAGTAGTCATGGGACTTTCCATATTCTTCAAACCCAGGAACGAAAGCGAATTCAGGATAGGCAGGATATTGTGGTTTCTTGCCGGATTTGGCATCATACATGGGTTAACCGAATGGCTTGAGATGTGGGCCATCATAAAAGGCAGAGGCCAGCTGCTCGATCTGGTACACTGGTCCTGTCTAGCCGTCTCTTACTGTTTTTTGTTTGAGTTTGGCCGCCGGATGTTGATGGTACAGCCTGAAGGGACATCCGGCTTGCAAAGATCAGCAGTACGTTATTTAAAATGGTATACCTCGCCACTTATAGTGCTTTTGATATTTTCAGCATCTTTAAAATCAGACGACTTTTGGATGACCAGCTCAACGCTGACAAGATACTTTATGGGCTTTCCTGGTTCTTTATTAACCGGAATTTGTATCCTTTTATATTACTGGGAACAGAAAGGGAGATTAAGGCCGCTCAATGTGGGAAGAAACTTCCTGGGATTATGCATATCTTTTATCATATATGGCCTTTTAGGAGGATTGATCACCCCCCCGGGATCTTTCTTTCCTGCAAATATACTTAATACAGAGGTGTTCCTCCTGACTGTTGGAGTTCCAGCAGAGGTATTCAAGGCAGCTGTTGCAGTCTCTGCCGCATATCATTTGGTCAGCATTTTGAGGATATTCAACCTGAATTTTATCGGCAGACTTGAATGCGCCGCAGAAGAGTCAAGGGCTGCACGTAAACAATTAGAGACAATAGTCAGGGAAAAGACAGAGGAATTGAATAGTACGAATACACACCTTCAGCAGGCAAAAACACAACTTGATCTCCTCTTAGAGTCTGTGCCCATGATAATTTACCGTTGCAGAATTGAGGGGGGCCGCTTTATACCTGTCTATGTAAGTTCCACATCAAATGATTTCTTTACACCCGATACAAATGAATATTTAGATAACCCGGACTGGTGGCCTGAAAGGCTGCATCCAGAGGACCGGGACAAGGTATTCTCAAGATTCCCAAACCAATTATTCAGAGACGGCTTTGTTATTCACGAATACCGCTTACGTAACAGGAACGGGACATACAGATGGCTGCACGACCATGTCAAATTAATACAGGATGAGCAGGGACAACCGGCCGGGATCGTGGGTTCATGGCTCGATATCACTGAACGAAAGGACCAGGAAGGCCTTATCTCACACATGGCCTACCACGATATACTTACAGGCCTTCCCAACAAGAATATGCTTATTGACCGGTTTAACCAGATACTCCCCCTCATGAAGAGGCGCAAGCAGCGTACTGCCATATTGTTTATTGACCTCAATCGCTTCAAGTTAATAAACGATACGCTTGGTCACTCTATGGGAGACAAGGTACTTAAAGAGGTAGCATCCAGACTTTTAGAATGTATCAGAAGCAGTGACACGGTGGCCCGCCTTGGAGGCGATGAGTTTGTGATGGTCTTCCCCGAAATCAGCAGGATAGAAGATGTCTCCATGCTGGTAGACAGGGTATTTACTGCGCTGGAACCACCACTGATATTAAAGGAACATGAATTTACGATTACCGCATCTATAGGTGCAAGCATATGCCCTGACGATGGTGAACATCTGGAAACACTGCTTAACAGGGCTGATTCTGCCATGTACAAGGCAAAAGAAGAAAAACAAAACTGCTATAAATTCTACACAATGGATATGAGAAGGCACGATGTGGAGAGACTTAAACTTGAAGAAAAATTAAGAAAGGCCTTTGAGAATAATGAGTTCTTACTCCATTATCAGCCCCAGGTAGATGTCCTGAAGGAAGAGATAGTCGGGATTGAGGCCCTTGTCCGTTGGAAAAACCCTGACATGGGACTTATTCCCCCTGGAAAGTTTATTCCACTCGCCGAGGATACGGGACTTATCATCCCATTAGGGGAATGGATAGCAAAGATCGCATGCAAACAGAACAGGGGTTGGCAGGAGAATGGTCATAATCATGTAAAAATGGCTATTAATGTCTCGAAGCTGCAGTTCAAGCAAAAGGACTACGTAAAGACCATCAGACGGATCCTGAGTGAGACCGGTCATGACCCCAATCTGCTGGAGATTGAGATCACCGAATCAATAATAATGGACGATTTCGATGCCACAATCAGGCTGCTCAATGAAATAAGGGCCCTGGGAATAAGGATCGCCATAGATGATTTTGGCATCGGTTACTCATCACTTGGATATCTGAAAAACATGCCTGTAGACATACTCAAGATAGACCAGTCATTCATCAATAATATTACCGTTGATGAAGATGCCAGGGCAATTTGCCATGCCATCATATCAATGGCCCATAGCCTCAATATAGATGTCATTGCAGAGGGGGTAGAAACAATTGAACAACTGACACTCCTGAAGGAACTAAACTGCAGAAAAATACAGGGATATTTCATTTCAAGACCTGTACCGTCCAATGATATTGAGGACCTTCTCATAAAAGAGTGGCAATTCACAGCCATTCAATAA